Part of the Pomacea canaliculata isolate SZHN2017 linkage group LG11, ASM307304v1, whole genome shotgun sequence genome is shown below.
GCtcttgaaatgaaatataaattgtttctttataaaatatttactttttaatttgtttttcgtATGTTcttcttggtattttttttttccttgcacgAACGAGCACTTAAAGtccttttttcttcccttaTCACTTATTCATCCTATTCGATTGAGATCTGGATGAGGACAAAGTGCACATTGCTGAGTACGACCAACTGGCGTGCATGCCAACTGCACGCATCTGTGCTGATGTTTTTGCAAACTTTTAAACAGAAGGATGCatgatgctattttttttaaagaataagaaCAGCTCAGAGCGCACAACATATCGCTTAACAAAGTCATGTAGCAGTGAAACTGGATAAAAGTGTACAAGGCGCGCATCGAAACAACagaatttaaacaataaaaatagttaaGTGAAGAATAGAAGAATGTGGCTAATCCTGATATCAGGCACATTTCCTCCAATAttgacaatgtttaaaaaaaaaatctggagtAAATGGAGATTGGGGTAGGGAAGCTGTTTGGAGTGTAATGAGGCTATTTGCATAGTGCCACTCTACTACCATAATCGGTCTCACATTCTTGCTTGTATACACTAGTgattaaagtaataataataataaagatggcTAAGAAGACGATCACAACTCCATCGGCCTTCATCCTCACCTGCTGTCATGTCTGGATTCAACATTTCCCATTTGCGCTTCACGTCGATGTACAAGATGTCGATGGAGGCGTTCGTCAGGCCTTTTTTGTTGAGTCTGCACTTCCTgttacataaacatatacatgtatatataaacaaacacgtACGTGATCGGAGATTCAcgtaaatacagaaatacagaaatttAGTCTTGTGAACTCATCATCAGCTGGTAAAAATTCAACATAAACACCATGACCATAAATAATTTTCACACACACGTGGAGGCAAGCAGCAATTACCTCATCCCCTCCCTTTcaccccaccaacacacacacacacacacacacacacacacacacacatgcacactcataAATTATGGATGTCATTTCCGTCCAACACAAGATGAGGTCAGGAGTCACGCTGCACGTGCGTGCGCAAACCAGTTCCTTGGCCGACGTTTGCACTAAAGTTTCGCGggattcaataaataaataaattcacgCTCTTTGACCACCAAAGCTCGCTCACCTGGCGAACATCCTGAACGCCGTGGGTCCCATGCGCGAACACCCCCGGACGCTGAGACAGCCAATGAAAACGTCCGCCAGCCTGTCCATCACCCGCAGATGCTGCAGATCGTCGGCGTAGAGGGCGGGGTAAATTTCCTTCAGGCAcgactcctcctcctcctctccatcCTCGTCCTCCGACGACTCCGGGTACGGATAGTTGGGCAAGGGCTGGGAGGAGATGTCCACATCCCCTTCCATGAACGCCACGAGCTGCTTGTTCTCCCCACCCGTGGGCGACTGCTGCTGAGTCAGGGCGGGCAAGTGCTGGTCGCCGGCGTCCAGGAACACGGGTCCTCTCAAGTGCGGTGATGGCGGCATGGGAGGCGACTCGACGTTGGTTTGTTCCCCTTGTGCCTCGTGGAAGACGCGACAGGTCTCTTGCCGCACGAGGGGCCGAGGCTGGTTCTCTGCGAAGATGGACTTGACCGTCTCCGGCACCGGCGGGTCTTCTTCCACGATTCGGATGGAGATGTCGCGCTCACGCTTCCGGTTTCGATGGCGGGTGAGCTTTATTGACGGAGGAGGGTCCACTTCCATGTCTTCGACGGTGACTTGTGTCCTGTGGTGTCGCTTCTTCCGCCTGAAAGATGAAGTGTATGggactttttaaattaaataaataaatctttgcaCGCCAAGCCTTGGATAAAACTTTTTATCGGTCTTGATTTAATTCCCTCTTTCCTGATCCCTACTCTTGACCAAAAGCTTGGGACAAGCTGTCGAGAGCATCACAAGCATGTTTCTAAACCTTCACAATGGACTGTCTGTATACTCGCCTCCTTCTCGTCTTCTTGTTCTTGGGTGCGATGAGGATCAGAGTGTCACGGATGAGCGCACGCTTTACCTCTTCATCCTTGATGGAGGGAATGTATTCCACGATGCCGGGGGCGACTTCCTGTTCTCCCATGATACTCAGGCTCGGGTTGGAGTTGACCTCCAGGAGCACGGGCCGCAGGTCCTTGAGGAGGAGGATGTCGAATCCTAACACCTGCAACAGTGTCCCAATGCGTGGCTGTGTGAACCTGGTTGGCCAACAACATACGCATAAGCAGGATATGCGATAATAATGTACAGACACTAAAAACATCCATGTATTCTATGACTGTCTCTTTTCGCAGTCGATCTCCACATGTCTCTCTGTGCCTCTGTGAGATGCACAGTTgttaaaaacagacttttaCGCCAATTCTCTTCAAACGGATGATAAGACTGCCGTGTTCAGTCCTCAGGTGGAAAAAGTAGTCCAACCGAGAAGCCAGAGAAGAGATAGAGAGCGGGGAGAAGGAGGTAAAGAAGAAGACGACGAGACACTCTCACCTGAAAGCAGGTGGGATGGGGCTTGCATGGCGAAATCACCGACTGCAGCTCGACCTTGAGTTCACCGATGACGGCCATGAGGGTCTTGCAGACGATGCGCTCGATGGTCACCCACAGGCGCTGCGTGTCGTAGCCCATGCGCTGCAGGCGGCGGAAGACGCTGGTAAGCTTCCGCTTGCTGCCCTCGTCCTCCTTCTCGGACTTGTCAAAGGTGGCGCTGCGCTTGTTGAGCGAGTAGTTGGTGAGATGCATGTAGGTCTCGCCCAGGTTGCGGTTGCTGGGCTGCTCGTACTGCACGGTGGAGAAGCGCGCCAACCCTTCGTGGCAGATGTGCACCTCCAGCGGATCCAGGCTGCGCAGCACGGCGTACACGCGCAGGTCGAACTTGAAGCCGTCCAGAAGCAGGACGTTGGCCAGGTATTCCTGCGCCACGTGCGAGCGGTTATTGGGGCCGGAGTACTGCTGCGGGTCGCGGATGAGGTAGATGCCTTCCCCTTGCGAACCCTCGCTGGGTTTGATGATGAAGGTGGGCTTGTGGCGTCCTCGCCGCTCGCTCAAGTGACGCACGTCGTTGGAGAACTCGTGGTACTGCTGCGGCAGCAGCCAGGTGCGCGGGAAGAAGTTGAAGTCATCCGGGTACATCTGCTTCATCAGCTCCAGCTGCCGGAAGAGGTTGACCTTGTGAAAGACCTCCAGCGAACCTGCGACAAGGCGAAAGACGAATGGAGGTTGGAGGAGGTAAAGGGTTGAGTATGGGTCAGAGGTCGAGATCTTTGACCTGGCATGACGGTGGGTATACTGTGGAAAGTTATCAAGGAAGCCAGCTCTGTATATAGAAACAACACCAGGGATATCGTTGTCTACAacatcaatgaaaacaaaaccgAGATCAAAAAGgcttttgtgtctgtgtgtctgtgtggctgtgtgtctTGACGTggtatttattttcaatgttgagttgattacaaaatatgaaaatccACCTCTCCAGCTTTCTTCCCAGAACAAAACATTACCGGgaaatttgtttacttgtcCAGAAAAAATGTCCGGCTGGTCGTAGAAACTGACCGCGtgccacgtgacgtcacagggctGGTCTCGTCGGGGCCACGGGCACTGCGATGGAAGAAGCATGCATCATGATTACTTCTCCCAACAAGCAGCAGCGCAACCACAGACTTACAGAGATCACAGAACTTTATCTTCCTAGTCACGTGAAGTTTTCCAACGCCAACGTCTTTGTACTACCTTCACGCCTTCATTCCCTCCACCCAACCCTCCTCTCTCTTAATTAAATTCCTTTCTCGACATTTCTGTGTCGCACACCTTGTTAAAGATTTCATTTGGGGTGGGTGATCTCATTTTGGCTTTATTTGTCTACACGGGTAAGTCTACATCGGACGTGTTTTACAGTTTGTCCACCAGACTTTGTTTACTCCTCAGCAATCGTTTGACGTCTGTCTACCAGCCTTTGTCTACAACTCTTTTTCTGGCTGTTTTATCTACCAGTCGACGTCTACTCTTCAACTCTTGTGTCATATTTTGTCTACTAGCCTACCTCTACACCTTAGCTATCGTCTGATATTTGTTCTACATGCCTACACCCATGAGGGACAACGACACTCATAAAAAAGACAGGTAAGAGAGGCGTGAAGACCGTTTCGCTTGACTGGGCACTCAAGAGAGTGCGAAGGAATGGGCAAGAACAAGAACTTGGGACCATGCATTTTTCATCGGTTCCATGGTTTGGacgtgaaaaaaataatggactCGTGAAGAAGTAACGACCACCCCCGTCTCCCCTCCCAATGGTGTTCCGACCCTGTTGTCGCTGGTCTTGTAATGTTGTCACCGCGccatctcccccaccccctccaCCTCAAACAACAGCTTTCTTATTAGTTTATGACTGTCATGTtcttatctctccctctctcacacacacacagataactcCAACATGGACATTTCCGCCATttgttcctccctcccccttcgtacaccaccaccaccactttccATATTCTCAGAGCTTTAAAAACGTGGTAACAAGCGTTTATCGACATTAAGACCGGAACTGGATACTTCGGTTTGTCATGTTGTTTCCCCTTGTAAATCGTTTTCAGCACAAAGGCAAGAATCCTGACACAAGTCGATTCCTTCCACAAGCAACGTTTGGTCGATGTCGGTCCACAACAGAGACAAGGAAATGACTCCAGGGAAAGTAAATGGTAGGAATCGAAGTGGTTTCTCCCTCCATGAGTCCGTCTTATCTAAACAGCCACAGACAACCCACCACACAGAGAAACTAAAGTAGGATGTAGATCCGTaagttgatgatgacaaaaCCAGAACAAATCGTagagaaaatagaaatacaGAATTCCACCATTGAGAGGGGATATCACTGAAGGCAAATAAAGATAAGTTTCAATAGGTGTAGCCTGGATTTACAGACACAGCCTTCTTTATGCAAGTTTGAGTACCCTACTTTTGCTCTCGGTTTGTTCTGTAAGCGgcataaatgttttatttgccGACAAGCTGACTCATTGATTGCGAAATATTCAACCGAGATGTTGAAAAAAAGCCAGCATTGCGCATGTAACAACCTGTCCTATGTATGTACCATTCTGAGCGACTATTTTCATCCCTACCCTCTCCACTGTCAgtcataaatatgtgtgtgtgttttttttttcccggtCTCTACCCGCTTTTAATTGAACTCTACACACATCGTCACCTCCCAGGCATCTACTAGGTAGCTAACAGTAGTACAGTAACATTGTAGCCGAGGGCAGTCACAGGTTCCACTGACTGCACTACACTCTTCCGAGTCCTTGTGTCAATCAGACGCGGCTTCCACTGTTCGTCTGCCATTCGCAGCGCCCCGGGGGTTTGCTGATTATGTTGGGCGAACAATGCAGCAGATTACACGTTAGCAAGCCGTTGAATAGCATGCCTGATCGCTGGCAGCGTCGCCCAGAGACATATGTTCCCCAGTTCCCTTAGAAATTGCCACAGAATAGGTATTCAATCACCCAGTTTGAATGTATATATTCGTGCATACGTACGGACATACACATCAATACACATAAGAACACAAATACTAAGTAGATACAGAATACTACGGACATGTACACGTACATAGCCTATATGCATATCTTAAGTCTATTATACAAATACTTGTCCTAAATGCATGTCCATTCATAAACCTTAACGTACATGGTCAGTTGATTCCCTAACCACCTACACCCCTCCTAATCGCCCCGCTCAGGTCCAAAACAGCGGTTGGTGAAGACCCACACATAGAACTGGCTATACAGTGACTACATAATGcagtataaaataaagaatcTAAAATTAAGACAACTCGTTTATcctaatttaaattttttctgttCGTTGTGACAAGGTGTTGGCAAGCCTGCAAGTCCAGTATcgggattttgtttttttattcccCTTCTCCTGTTTAATTTTTTCGAAACGAGTTGGTTCAACATCGCGTACGAAGCGAGTCCACAGCGCACTACATACATACTTAACTACATAATACTTAACTACATACTGTGTACATATTATTGGTGCATACACACCTTATCTCAATACATAGGTTCGTccttacacatacatatctagAAATGCACGCGCGTACACGTACACGTGCAGATATATCCGGTTATATTTCATCACAGTTGGTCATACAATCACCGAGAGAACTACAGCACTAATGTACCTTCCCTCCCGCCTCCCCCCATTCCCCGACTTCATGGGTGAGGACATACATCTCGACCTTAAAAAACCAgtttcaaaatatgtttcattgTCCGACGAtacatcgtcgtcatcatcgttatcTATATTTGTGGGGCTAGAGCGTCTCGTCTGCTGAATTTCTCTTGTCTGGCATGTGGCACTGTCAGTGCCAGCAGACAATATGTGTCTGCTACATTAATTTATTatcgatgataatgatgatgtagCACTAGCACACTTATCATAAACTGTCTGATGTCTAAGGTATAAATGTTCGTCAGACATTGACATCACAGGTCATTTCCCTGTCGTTGTCGACGTATCCCGCCCTTTATCTTTCCTGACCAGCCCTGCAGACTCAGCTGCTGTTGCGCCTGACTCCCACAGACATTGCGCACGAAACCCGTAATTATCTAACTGCCATCTAACATAAATATGCACGGAAGTGTATGAGATAGACATGGGCTTCCCAGGGTTTTCTCGGATTTCTTTACTTTAAATTAAAGATAGTCCTGCCACCTTCTTGCTGTCGGGGTATAAGATGCATGAGACCGCAGACCgcaagcttgtgtgtgtgtagggggagagGGGGCCATCGATATGAAAAGATTCTACCTAACAACTGATGGTATGAACCATCTAGTTTTTCTACGCCGGTTCTCTTACCTCTCCGCAATCCGTTTCCCCTTTAACTTTTACAAGacttctctcactttctcttgcTTTCTAGAAAAGAAGGCTTTGGTCGAAGAATTAATAAGATAAACGTAGAGTGTAtgtgttttaaagaaagaaaggccCCATCTTCGAAAAGttacttttcaaaaatcaaTGTTTACAGCTCTTCCCATTATTCCATCGACAGACGAAATACCGTTACCTCCTTCCAGCCGAGGTCTCTGGCGACCAGGCGCACGACATCTGTGTTACCGCGCGCCTTGGATGTGTCTATGGTGACGATATGCTTCGGGGTCGGCTTCTCATTGACCTGGAGCGGAGGGATCAGAAATGGCCGGCGCCGTACCTTGGGCTTGCTTGCGAGGGTAAGGGCAAAAGTAGTGCTGATGGAAACCCGCGAGTGTGACGTCTCCGCGGGCCGCTGCACAACCTGTGACATCAGCGAGGGTCGTTGGGAAATCTGCAGGCTGCTGTGCGACTTCTGAGCGGCCTCTTCCTTGGACTCTCTGACATCACGCTTGGACGATTGCATTTCCACCAGCTGCGCGATTTCGGAGGGCTTTAATCCCCGGATGGGCTGGATGCCCCCGTTGGTGTTGCCGTAGATGGCTCTCATCTGTTGCTGATGCAGGAGtacattgttttttctttgacttcGCATTTTGTTGTCATCGTTGAGGGGGATAAAGATGCCTGGAGATAATGTAGAGCCCCAGCATCAGTATCTGCATCACGCAATCAATCAGCCAACTGAACAATCGACCAACTAACTCCAGATGACTAACTAATCAACCAACGTTAAACGACATGCACGTTATTTCTTGTATGGTTTACAAATCTGAACTATACCTGGAATATTAAACTGTGGATGAGCAACGTAACATGGCTGAAGAGATGACTGGGCATCGACTGACCTCTAGCTTCACATGACAATCATATCCTAATTACCCTATTTTATGTCTTTCGTGTTATATTCTTTTGTGAAACCCGTTAAGCTTCGCTACTTAGTAATGTTAGATGTTACTATCGCCACCTTCTCTCATGTTCCTGC
Proteins encoded:
- the LOC112575856 gene encoding tubulin polyglutamylase TTLL11-like isoform X1 translates to MRSQRKNNVLLHQQQMRAIYGNTNGGIQPIRGLKPSEIAQLVEMQSSKRDVRESKEEAAQKSHSSLQISQRPSLMSQVVQRPAETSHSRVSISTTFALTLASKPKVRRRPFLIPPLQVNEKPTPKHIVTIDTSKARGNTDVVRLVARDLGWKECPWPRRDQPCDVTWHAVSFYDQPDIFSGQVNKFPGSLEVFHKVNLFRQLELMKQMYPDDFNFFPRTWLLPQQYHEFSNDVRHLSERRGRHKPTFIIKPSEGSQGEGIYLIRDPQQYSGPNNRSHVAQEYLANVLLLDGFKFDLRVYAVLRSLDPLEVHICHEGLARFSTVQYEQPSNRNLGETYMHLTNYSLNKRSATFDKSEKEDEGSKRKLTSVFRRLQRMGYDTQRLWVTIERIVCKTLMAVIGELKVELQSVISPCKPHPTCFQVLGFDILLLKDLRPVLLEVNSNPSLSIMGEQEVAPGIVEYIPSIKDEEVKRALIRDTLILIAPKNKKTRRRRKKRHHRTQVTVEDMEVDPPPSIKLTRHRNRKRERDISIRIVEEDPPVPETVKSIFAENQPRPLVRQETCRVFHEAQGEQTNVESPPMPPSPHLRGPVFLDAGDQHLPALTQQQSPTGGENKQLVAFMEGDVDISSQPLPNYPYPESSEDEDGEEEEESCLKEIYPALYADDLQHLRVMDRLADVFIGCLSVRGCSRMGPTAFRMFARKCRLNKKGLTNASIDILYIDVKRKWEMLNPDMTAGLSFHGFVDICFEIARRKFHTNSKAKMMEELVSYCEENMKHRAVEEEVSPTRLSAQMSRVPKRSVNLFPRRTITSLEEETEKFFPRRITSLEEDTDNSSFQGQLEAGGGEGGTLPDGIKQKTLPRWIKKRLCGFDIYCLQVENTTCSSEKEKTLLPATE
- the LOC112575856 gene encoding tubulin polyglutamylase TTLL11-like isoform X2 — encoded protein: MRSQRKNNVLLHQQQMRAIYGNTNGGIQPIRGLKPSEIAQLVEMQSSKRDVRESKEEAAQKSHSSLQISQRPSLMSQVVQRPAETSHSRVSISTTFALTLASKPKVRRRPFLIPPLQVNEKPTPKHIVTIDTSKARGNTDVVRLVARDLGWKECPWPRRDQPCDVTWHAVSFYDQPDIFSGQVNKFPGSLEVFHKVNLFRQLELMKQMYPDDFNFFPRTWLLPQQYHEFSNDVRHLSERRGRHKPTFIIKPSEGSQGEGIYLIRDPQQYSGPNNRSHVAQEYLANVLLLDGFKFDLRVYAVLRSLDPLEVHICHEGLARFSTVQYEQPSNRNLGETYMHLTNYSLNKRSATFDKSEKEDEGSKRKLTSVFRRLQRMGYDTQRLWVTIERIVCKTLMAVIGELKVELQSVISPCKPHPTCFQVLGFDILLLKDLRPVLLEVNSNPSLSIMGEQEVAPGIVEYIPSIKDEEVKRALIRDTLILIAPKNKKTRRRRKKRHHRTQVTVEDMEVDPPPSIKLTRHRNRKRERDISIRIVEEDPPVPETVKSIFAENQPRPLVRQETCRVFHEAQGEQTNVESPPMPPSPHLRGPVFLDAGDQHLPALTQQQSPTGGENKQLVAFMEGDVDISSQPLPNYPYPESSEDEDGEEEEESCLKEIYPALYADDLQHLRVMDRLADVFIGCLSVRGCSRMGPTAFRMFARKCRLNKKGLTNASIDILYIDVKRKWEMLNPDMTAGLSFHGFVDICFEIARRKFHTNSKAKMMEELVSYCEENMKHRAVEEEVSPTRLSAQMSRVPKRSVNLFPRRTITSLEEETEKFFPRRITSLEEDTDNSSFQHRKSYTAEMNNLIREIHKRHYAPSPMSLLLPEGE